In Bordetella holmesii ATCC 51541, the following proteins share a genomic window:
- a CDS encoding integrase core domain protein, producing the protein MTERSMGVTRACGLVGISRSLFAYESTRSGDAALTERMKEMAVAKRRYGYRRIHVLLRREGWQANHKRIWRLYSLAGLSVRKRKRKRIAATERVVRPAAIAPNQSWSMDFVADGLAYGRRFRCLTIVDDYTRECLAIEVDTSLPGLRVAMVLQRLAEMRGLPRSITVDNGPEFAGRALDAWAYQAGVKLSFIRPGKPVENAYIESFNGKFRDECLNEHWFLSLRQAKSLIENWRVEYNTDRPHSALGYLTPAQFVQAHQKEGLLPLGSMSVPY; encoded by the coding sequence ATGACCGAGCGCAGCATGGGTGTTACCCGGGCCTGTGGGCTGGTAGGAATTTCGCGGTCGCTGTTTGCCTACGAGAGCACACGCTCAGGCGATGCTGCGCTGACCGAGCGCATGAAAGAGATGGCAGTGGCGAAACGACGCTACGGCTATCGGAGGATCCATGTGCTCTTACGTCGCGAAGGCTGGCAAGCAAATCACAAGCGAATCTGGCGGCTGTACAGTCTGGCAGGGTTAAGCGTGCGAAAACGAAAGCGTAAGCGAATCGCGGCGACCGAGCGCGTGGTTCGCCCAGCGGCAATCGCGCCGAATCAGAGTTGGTCAATGGACTTTGTGGCCGACGGCCTAGCCTATGGCCGCCGATTCCGCTGTTTGACTATCGTCGATGACTACACTCGCGAATGCCTGGCCATCGAGGTCGATACGTCGTTGCCGGGACTGCGTGTTGCCATGGTGCTGCAACGGCTGGCGGAGATGCGTGGCCTGCCGCGATCTATTACCGTGGACAACGGGCCAGAGTTCGCCGGAAGAGCCTTGGACGCCTGGGCCTACCAAGCAGGCGTAAAGCTGTCGTTTATTCGGCCGGGTAAGCCGGTGGAGAACGCTTATATCGAAAGTTTCAACGGCAAGTTCCGCGACGAATGCCTTAACGAGCACTGGTTCTTGTCCCTGCGACAGGCTAAAAGCTTGATCGAAAACTGGCGAGTCGAGTACAACACCGATCGGCCTCACAGCGCGCTCGGATATTTAACGCCGGCGCAATTCGTGCAGGCTCATCAGAAAGAAGGTCTTTTACCCCTGGGCTCTATGTCGGTGCCGTACTAA
- a CDS encoding cytochrome c family protein, with protein sequence MVLTSGDVIHSWMVPDFGVKQDAIPGFLRDTWFRADKVGAYRGQCAELCGKDHAFMPIVVEVKSQEDYDAWGAEQKKLMAAQADDPNKTWTKEELMARGEKAYTGSCVACHQANGKGIPGSFLALDGDPVVLGPKAAQIATVLKGRPGTAMAAFGGQLNDVDIAAAITYTRNAWSNAGKGEDPAVQPKDVAAAR encoded by the coding sequence GTGGTGCTGACCTCGGGCGATGTGATCCACTCGTGGATGGTGCCGGACTTCGGCGTCAAGCAGGATGCCATTCCGGGCTTTCTGCGCGACACCTGGTTTCGTGCCGACAAAGTGGGCGCTTATCGTGGCCAGTGCGCCGAGCTCTGTGGCAAGGATCATGCCTTCATGCCCATAGTGGTGGAGGTCAAGTCGCAGGAGGATTATGACGCCTGGGGGGCCGAGCAGAAAAAGCTCATGGCCGCGCAAGCCGACGATCCCAATAAAACGTGGACGAAAGAAGAGCTGATGGCGCGCGGCGAGAAAGCCTACACCGGCTCCTGTGTGGCCTGTCATCAGGCCAACGGAAAGGGCATCCCGGGCTCGTTCCTTGCCCTGGACGGCGACCCCGTCGTGCTCGGCCCCAAGGCCGCTCAGATCGCTACCGTGCTCAAAGGCCGGCCTGGCACGGCCATGGCTGCTTTTGGTGGCCAGTTGAACGACGTCGACATCGCGGCGGCCATTACCTATACGCGCAATGCCTGGAGCAATGCAGGCAAGGGAGAGGACCCCGCGGTCCAGCCCAAGGACGTCGCGGCCGCGCGCTAG
- a CDS encoding helix-turn-helix family protein: protein MNTHKHARLTFLRRLEMVQQLIAHQVCVPEAARTYGVTAPTVRKWLGRFLAQGQAGLADASSRPTVSPRAIAPTKALAIVELRRKRLTQARIAQALGVSASTVSRVLARAGLSHLADLEPAEPVVRYEHQAPAICCTSTSRSWDVSSALATGSRATDAIPLRGPAGTSSSWPSMTTPAWPSPTSTPTSASPAPSSSSRTQWPTTSAWA, encoded by the coding sequence ATGAACACCCATAAGCATGCCCGATTGACCTTCCTACGTCGCCTCGAAATGGTCCAGCAATTGATCGCCCATCAAGTTTGTGTGCCTGAAGCGGCCCGCACCTATGGGGTCACCGCGCCGACTGTGCGCAAATGGCTGGGCCGCTTCCTGGCTCAGGGCCAGGCGGGCTTGGCCGATGCGTCCTCGCGCCCGACGGTCTCGCCCCGAGCGATTGCGCCGACCAAGGCGCTGGCTATCGTGGAGCTGCGCCGCAAGCGGCTGACCCAAGCGCGCATCGCCCAGGCGCTGGGCGTGTCAGCCAGCACCGTCAGCCGCGTCCTGGCCCGCGCCGGTCTGTCGCACCTGGCCGACCTGGAGCCGGCCGAGCCGGTGGTGCGCTACGAGCATCAGGCCCCGGCGATCTGCTGCACATCGACATCAAGAAGCTGGGACGTATCCAGCGCCCTGGCCACCGGGTCACGGGCAACCGACGCGATACCGTTGAGGGGGCCGGCTGGGACTTCGTCTTCGTGGCCATCGATGACCACGCCCGCGTGGCCTTCACCGACATCCACCCCGACGAGCGCTTCCCCAGCGCCGTCCAGTTCCTCAAGGACGCAGTGGCCTACTACCAGCGCCTGGGCGTGA
- a CDS encoding integrase core domain protein: MAYYQRLGVTIQRLLTDNGSAFRSRAFAALCHELGIKHRFTRPYRPQTNGKAERFIQSALREWAYAHTYQNSQHRADAMKSWLHHYNWHRPHQGIGRAVPISRLNLDEYNLLTVHS; the protein is encoded by the coding sequence GTGGCCTACTACCAGCGCCTGGGCGTGACCATCCAGCGCTTGCTCACCGACAATGGCTCGGCCTTTCGCAGCCGCGCCTTCGCCGCGCTGTGCCATGAGCTGGGCATCAAGCACCGCTTTACCCGACCTTACCGCCCACAGACCAATGGCAAGGCCGAACGCTTCATCCAGTCGGCCTTGCGTGAGTGGGCTTACGCTCACACCTACCAGAACTCCCAACACCGAGCCGATGCCATGAAATCCTGGCTACACCACTACAACTGGCATCGACCCCACCAAGGCATCGGGCGCGCTGTACCCATCTCCAGACTCAACCTGGACGAATACAACCTATTGACAGTTCACAGCTAG
- the ctaD gene encoding cytochrome c oxidase, subunit I: MSSVIVDHVSPGAGHDDHQHDDHHHAVPTGWRRWLFATNHKDIGTMYLIFSFVMLLEGGTLALLLRTELFEPGLQFFRPELFNQFTTMHGLIMVFGAIMPAFVGFANWMIPLQIGASDMAFARMNNFSFWLLPVAGLMLTVSFFVPGGATAAGWTLYAPLSAQMGPGMDLAIFAMHIMGASSIMGAINIIVTILNMRAPGLTLMKMPLFCWTWLITAFLLISVLPVLAAAITMVLTDRHFGTGFFNAAAGGDPVLYQHVFWFFGHPEVYIMILPAFGIVSAIVPALARKPLFGYASMVYATASIAVLSFIVWAHHMFTTGMPVTGQLYFMYATMLISIPTGVKVFNWVATMWRGSMTFETPILFAVGFIFVFTMGGFTGLILSVAPIDIQVHDTYYVVAHFHYVLVAGSLFALFAGTYYWLPKWTGHMYSEKLGKLHFWLSLISFNVTFFPMHFLGLAGMPRRYADYAAQFTTFHQIATIGAFWFGLSQLIFLWAVIRCYRGKGEIAPAKPWDGAEGLEWTVPSPAPFHTFETPPQVK; this comes from the coding sequence ATGAGCAGCGTCATAGTCGATCACGTCTCGCCCGGTGCAGGCCACGACGACCATCAGCACGATGACCACCACCACGCCGTCCCAACCGGGTGGCGCCGCTGGCTGTTCGCCACCAATCACAAAGATATCGGGACGATGTATCTCATCTTCTCGTTCGTCATGTTGCTCGAAGGTGGCACGCTGGCGTTGCTGTTGCGCACCGAACTGTTCGAGCCCGGCCTGCAATTCTTCCGGCCCGAACTGTTTAACCAATTCACGACCATGCACGGTCTGATCATGGTGTTTGGCGCCATCATGCCGGCCTTTGTGGGCTTTGCGAACTGGATGATTCCGCTGCAGATAGGTGCGTCGGACATGGCCTTTGCACGCATGAACAACTTCAGCTTCTGGTTGTTGCCGGTGGCCGGCCTCATGCTGACGGTGTCGTTCTTCGTGCCGGGAGGGGCCACGGCCGCGGGGTGGACGCTGTACGCGCCGCTGTCGGCGCAGATGGGCCCGGGGATGGACCTGGCGATTTTCGCGATGCACATCATGGGCGCTTCGTCCATCATGGGGGCCATCAACATCATCGTGACCATCTTGAACATGCGCGCGCCTGGCTTGACGCTGATGAAGATGCCGCTGTTTTGCTGGACCTGGCTGATCACGGCGTTTCTTCTGATCTCCGTGTTGCCGGTGCTGGCCGCGGCCATCACCATGGTGCTGACCGACAGGCATTTTGGTACGGGGTTTTTCAATGCCGCAGCAGGCGGCGACCCGGTGCTCTACCAGCATGTGTTCTGGTTCTTCGGGCATCCCGAGGTCTACATCATGATCCTGCCGGCGTTTGGCATCGTCTCGGCCATCGTGCCGGCTTTGGCGCGCAAACCGCTGTTCGGCTATGCCTCGATGGTCTATGCCACGGCCTCCATCGCCGTGCTGTCGTTCATCGTGTGGGCGCATCATATGTTTACCACCGGCATGCCGGTGACGGGTCAGCTCTACTTCATGTATGCCACCATGCTGATCTCGATACCGACCGGGGTGAAAGTCTTCAACTGGGTCGCGACCATGTGGCGCGGATCCATGACGTTCGAGACACCGATTCTGTTTGCGGTGGGTTTTATCTTTGTGTTCACCATGGGCGGGTTCACGGGGCTGATCCTGTCGGTAGCGCCCATCGATATCCAGGTGCATGACACCTATTACGTGGTGGCGCACTTCCATTACGTGCTGGTGGCCGGATCGCTCTTTGCCCTTTTTGCGGGCACCTATTATTGGTTGCCCAAGTGGACCGGGCATATGTATAGCGAGAAGCTCGGCAAACTGCATTTCTGGTTGTCGCTGATTTCATTCAACGTGACCTTCTTTCCGATGCATTTTCTCGGTCTGGCCGGCATGCCGCGTCGCTACGCCGACTACGCCGCGCAGTTCACGACCTTCCATCAGATCGCCACGATCGGTGCGTTCTGGTTCGGGTTGTCGCAATTGATATTCCTGTGGGCGGTGATCCGCTGCTACCGTGGCAAGGGCGAAATCGCACCGGCCAAACCCTGGGACGGCGCCGAAGGGCTGGAATGGACGGTGCCGTCGCCCGCTCCCTTCCACACCTTTGAAACGCCGCCGCAAGTCAAATGA
- a CDS encoding cytochrome c oxidase subunit III family protein → MGASHSAQGKDAPYYYVPADSGHPVRTALALLVVGMGAAAWVNGVGWGKWAVLAGFLGVVTVLYFWFGDAIAESESGLFSKRVDLSYRWGMGWFIFSEVMFFAGFFGALWYVRTITTPWLGDMDHRLMLWPDFQAVWPNFGPAGVVEHFQTVGPFWLPTINTALLLTSGVTLTISHHALRADHRRTAVCWLAATVLLGFVFVICQAYEYHHAYTELNLKFNSGAYGSLFYMLTGFHGFHVILGATMLTVILVRLCRGHFTANHHFGFEGAAWYWHFVDVVWLGLYLFVYWF, encoded by the coding sequence ATGGGTGCAAGTCACTCCGCTCAAGGCAAAGATGCGCCGTACTACTACGTGCCGGCCGACTCCGGCCATCCCGTGCGCACCGCACTGGCCCTGCTGGTCGTCGGCATGGGCGCGGCGGCCTGGGTCAACGGGGTGGGCTGGGGCAAGTGGGCCGTTCTGGCCGGCTTCCTGGGTGTGGTTACGGTGCTGTATTTCTGGTTTGGCGATGCGATCGCCGAGTCCGAGAGCGGGCTGTTTAGCAAGCGCGTGGATCTTTCCTACCGTTGGGGAATGGGCTGGTTCATCTTCTCGGAGGTGATGTTCTTCGCGGGCTTTTTCGGCGCGCTCTGGTATGTACGCACCATCACCACGCCCTGGCTGGGCGATATGGACCACCGGCTGATGCTGTGGCCCGATTTCCAGGCAGTGTGGCCCAACTTCGGGCCGGCAGGCGTGGTCGAGCATTTCCAGACGGTCGGTCCGTTCTGGTTGCCCACCATCAATACCGCGCTCCTGTTGACCTCGGGCGTGACGCTGACCATCTCGCACCATGCGCTGCGCGCGGATCACCGCCGTACGGCCGTATGCTGGTTGGCGGCCACGGTGCTGCTGGGCTTTGTCTTTGTGATCTGTCAGGCTTACGAATATCACCATGCCTATACCGAACTGAACCTGAAGTTCAATTCAGGGGCTTATGGTTCGCTGTTTTACATGCTCACCGGATTTCACGGCTTTCATGTGATCCTGGGTGCAACCATGTTGACCGTGATCCTGGTGCGCTTGTGTCGTGGGCATTTCACCGCCAACCATCATTTTGGTTTTGAAGGCGCGGCTTGGTACTGGCATTTCGTGGATGTGGTCTGGCTGGGCCTGTACCTGTTTGTTTACTGGTTTTGA
- a CDS encoding SURF1 family protein — protein sequence MARPHSPRFTLISLFLLAAVVAACLSLGAWQLRRAEARKAVSSAIERGRSQPPVTLNAAGGSGDFSAWRPARAQGRWLAQYSVWLDNRNQDGRPGFWLATPLVLAPQATAVLVLRGWVPRQPGATPLAPATPAAEVTVQGELASHVPRLFELWNMGGGATLPVRLAPGQLPTVQNLDLQAYAQATGLKLLPMVLMQTSDAEDGLLRAWPEPSVDFHQNQGYALQWFSFATIAALAWVAVAWRAWRRRARPST from the coding sequence ATGGCACGCCCGCATTCGCCCCGGTTTACCCTGATTTCCCTGTTTCTGCTGGCGGCCGTTGTCGCAGCCTGTTTGTCGCTGGGCGCCTGGCAATTGCGCCGCGCCGAAGCGCGCAAGGCGGTGTCGTCGGCCATCGAACGCGGCCGCAGCCAGCCGCCCGTGACCTTGAACGCGGCAGGCGGATCCGGCGATTTTTCGGCCTGGCGCCCGGCGCGTGCTCAGGGCCGATGGCTGGCGCAATACAGTGTCTGGCTGGATAACCGCAACCAGGACGGGCGCCCAGGGTTTTGGTTGGCCACGCCTCTGGTGCTGGCACCGCAGGCCACCGCCGTGCTGGTGTTGCGCGGCTGGGTGCCGCGTCAGCCCGGTGCTACGCCGCTGGCGCCTGCCACGCCTGCGGCCGAGGTGACGGTGCAGGGCGAGCTGGCCAGCCATGTGCCGCGCCTGTTCGAGCTCTGGAACATGGGCGGCGGCGCCACGTTGCCCGTGCGTCTGGCGCCCGGACAGTTGCCCACGGTGCAAAATCTCGATCTGCAAGCGTATGCGCAGGCGACCGGGTTGAAATTGCTGCCCATGGTGCTGATGCAAACCTCCGATGCCGAAGACGGACTGCTGCGCGCGTGGCCTGAGCCTTCGGTCGACTTCCACCAGAATCAGGGCTATGCCCTGCAATGGTTTTCCTTTGCGACCATTGCCGCATTGGCCTGGGTGGCGGTGGCCTGGCGTGCCTGGCGCCGCCGGGCCCGGCCATCAACGTGA
- a CDS encoding putative membrane protein, whose product MLPLVLIFLYALAPILGAVLVYHNPQWWPQDASNYGSLVQPQRPLPSGRELQLTTLDGKAFDPASLKGQWLLISADHGECLQACARKLFVARNAHASQGKNVDRVTRVWFVTDEADIPQKVLDAYQGTLMLRARADQLARFLPPDTAGGILGPIWVVDPLGNLMLQFPADADGVKVRKDLSRLLYNSRIG is encoded by the coding sequence TTGCTACCTCTGGTATTGATTTTTCTCTATGCCCTGGCCCCTATTTTGGGAGCCGTGCTGGTCTACCACAACCCGCAGTGGTGGCCGCAGGATGCCAGCAACTACGGCAGCCTGGTCCAGCCGCAGCGTCCCCTGCCCTCCGGGCGCGAGCTGCAACTGACCACGCTGGACGGCAAAGCCTTCGATCCCGCTTCTCTGAAAGGGCAGTGGCTGCTGATCTCGGCCGATCATGGCGAGTGTCTTCAGGCGTGTGCGCGTAAACTATTCGTCGCGCGCAATGCGCATGCCAGCCAGGGCAAGAATGTCGATCGCGTCACGCGGGTGTGGTTCGTCACGGACGAGGCGGACATTCCCCAGAAGGTGCTCGATGCCTATCAAGGCACCCTTATGCTGCGTGCGCGCGCCGATCAATTGGCCCGCTTTCTGCCGCCCGATACGGCCGGCGGCATCCTGGGCCCTATCTGGGTGGTTGACCCGCTGGGCAACCTGATGTTGCAGTTCCCCGCCGACGCCGATGGTGTCAAGGTGCGCAAGGATCTCAGCAGGCTTTTGTATAACTCGCGTATTGGCTGA
- a CDS encoding cytochrome oxidase assembly family protein: MDRIIERYRRLVFFTWFLTLDLIMFGAFVRLTDSGLGCPDWPGCYGKVTPLGALSDIHRAASDMPFGPMTLSKAWIEMIHRYVGALLGLLIIAIVYMAWRYRRQLGRSPALATAALVAVCVQGAFGAWTVTHKLMPAVVTAHLVLGLSLLALMTWLAARERPHLPVPALAAGLRPWMALGLILLGVQVTLGGWVSTNYAALACMDFPTCHGQWLPEMDVHGGFSVIRALGELPSGAMISQSALTAIHWVHRNFALVVFVYMGILAWRMRSLSGLSGPARLILLLLAAQLVTGLTTIFFQWPLLIAVLHNGGAAGLVLASVLVMVRLATAGGPPLRRL; the protein is encoded by the coding sequence ATGGACCGCATCATTGAGCGTTATCGCCGACTGGTTTTCTTTACCTGGTTTCTCACGCTGGACCTGATCATGTTCGGCGCCTTCGTGCGCCTGACCGATTCCGGGCTGGGCTGTCCCGACTGGCCGGGCTGCTACGGCAAGGTCACGCCGTTGGGCGCCCTGTCCGACATCCATCGAGCCGCCAGCGACATGCCCTTCGGTCCGATGACGCTGTCGAAGGCCTGGATCGAGATGATCCACCGTTATGTGGGCGCGCTGCTGGGCCTGCTCATTATCGCCATCGTCTACATGGCTTGGCGCTACCGGCGCCAGTTGGGTCGTTCGCCGGCCTTGGCAACGGCCGCATTGGTGGCGGTCTGTGTCCAGGGCGCTTTCGGCGCCTGGACGGTGACGCACAAGCTGATGCCGGCTGTGGTGACGGCTCACCTGGTGCTGGGCCTGTCGCTGCTGGCCCTGATGACGTGGCTGGCCGCTCGTGAGCGGCCTCATCTGCCGGTGCCGGCCCTCGCCGCAGGTCTGCGGCCGTGGATGGCGCTGGGCCTGATCCTGTTGGGCGTTCAGGTCACGTTGGGCGGCTGGGTCAGTACCAATTACGCGGCGCTGGCCTGCATGGATTTTCCCACCTGCCACGGCCAATGGCTGCCCGAGATGGATGTTCACGGCGGGTTTTCGGTGATCCGCGCCCTGGGCGAACTGCCTTCCGGCGCCATGATCTCCCAGAGCGCGTTGACGGCCATTCATTGGGTGCACCGCAATTTCGCCCTTGTTGTCTTCGTCTATATGGGGATCTTGGCCTGGCGTATGCGCAGTCTGTCCGGTCTGTCGGGACCGGCCAGACTTATTCTGTTGCTGCTGGCTGCACAATTGGTGACGGGTCTGACCACGATTTTCTTCCAGTGGCCGCTGCTGATCGCGGTGCTGCATAACGGGGGAGCGGCCGGCCTGGTACTGGCCTCGGTTCTGGTTATGGTGCGGCTGGCGACGGCCGGCGGCCCACCCCTGCGCAGGCTTTGA
- the cyoE gene encoding protoheme IX farnesyltransferase — translation MTSIAASQPGLLRQYFVLTKPRVTQLAVFCAVIGMFLAVPGLPDLKRVLFGTIGIWLLAAAAFAINCLIEQEIDARMARTARRATARGTISHTQVLSLSGLLGGAGMLVLYHLVNPLTMWLTFATFVGYAVIYTVILKPRTPQNIVIGGLSGAMPPALGWATVANAVPAQAWVLVLIIFIWTPPHFWALALYRTQDYVKAGLPMLPVTHGSKYTRLQIMLYSFTLFAVTLLPYAMRMSGVLYLLAAVCLGAIFVAHAVGLYRHYSDERSRRLFRYSILYLALLFGALLVDHWVSALLV, via the coding sequence ATGACGTCCATCGCTGCTTCCCAACCCGGATTGCTGCGCCAGTATTTCGTGCTGACCAAGCCGAGAGTCACACAGCTTGCTGTGTTCTGTGCCGTAATCGGGATGTTCCTGGCGGTGCCCGGCCTGCCCGATCTCAAACGCGTGCTGTTTGGCACCATCGGGATCTGGCTGCTGGCTGCCGCTGCTTTCGCTATCAACTGCCTGATCGAGCAGGAAATCGACGCCCGCATGGCGCGCACGGCCCGCCGCGCGACGGCGCGTGGCACGATTTCGCACACGCAGGTTCTGAGTCTGTCCGGTTTGCTGGGTGGCGCGGGCATGCTGGTGCTCTATCACCTGGTCAATCCGCTGACCATGTGGCTGACCTTTGCTACCTTTGTCGGCTATGCGGTCATCTACACCGTCATCCTCAAGCCGCGCACCCCGCAGAACATCGTCATCGGCGGGCTGTCCGGTGCGATGCCGCCGGCGCTGGGCTGGGCCACGGTGGCCAATGCCGTGCCGGCCCAAGCCTGGGTGCTGGTGCTCATCATCTTTATCTGGACGCCGCCGCATTTCTGGGCCCTGGCGCTTTACCGCACCCAGGATTACGTGAAAGCCGGGCTGCCCATGTTGCCGGTCACCCATGGCAGCAAATACACCCGTTTGCAGATCATGCTCTACAGCTTCACGCTGTTTGCCGTGACGCTGCTGCCCTATGCCATGCGCATGAGTGGTGTGCTTTATCTGTTGGCCGCCGTCTGTCTAGGCGCCATTTTCGTGGCCCATGCGGTGGGTTTGTACCGCCATTACAGCGATGAGCGCTCGCGGCGCCTGTTCCGCTATTCCATCCTCTATCTGGCGCTGCTGTTCGGCGCGCTGCTGGTGGATCACTGGGTCAGTGCGCTTCTGGTTTGA
- a CDS encoding tat (twin-arginine translocation) pathway signal sequence domain protein, translated as MSVFSFTRRQALQAIAAITVAGALAACGEAPPPFKGSDITGTQLGKSIALTDMNGQPRTLKDFAGKVTVVFFGFTQCPDVCPTSLAEMAQVMQLLGPDADRVQVLLVTVDPQRDTPEILREYVTSFDKRFLALTGSPDELRQAAAAFKAYYAKVPTKDGGYTMDHTAAFYLIDGKGESRVLANNTLGAQALANDIKLLLDGR; from the coding sequence ATGTCTGTGTTTTCGTTCACCCGCCGCCAGGCGCTGCAGGCTATAGCCGCTATCACCGTTGCGGGCGCTCTGGCCGCATGTGGCGAAGCACCGCCGCCCTTCAAGGGCAGCGACATCACGGGCACCCAGTTAGGCAAGAGCATTGCGTTGACGGACATGAATGGTCAGCCGCGCACGCTGAAGGATTTCGCGGGCAAGGTGACGGTGGTGTTCTTCGGGTTTACGCAGTGCCCGGATGTTTGCCCCACGTCGCTGGCGGAAATGGCGCAGGTCATGCAGTTGCTGGGTCCGGATGCCGATCGGGTGCAGGTGCTGTTGGTGACCGTGGATCCGCAGCGCGATACCCCGGAAATTCTGCGGGAATATGTAACCAGCTTCGATAAACGTTTCCTGGCTTTGACCGGCAGCCCCGACGAGTTGCGTCAGGCCGCCGCCGCGTTCAAGGCCTATTACGCCAAGGTGCCCACCAAAGACGGTGGCTACACCATGGACCACACCGCGGCGTTTTACCTCATCGATGGCAAGGGCGAGTCACGGGTGTTGGCCAACAATACGCTGGGTGCCCAGGCCCTGGCCAACGACATCAAGCTGCTGCTCGACGGGCGTTGA
- a CDS encoding glycine zipper 2TM domain protein: protein MLYNGRRVLQENIMSAKIPIGSRRIHPLLAAAAIAIIVLCSVGVAAILGWLPGSPAQDGVPQPSAAMRAEQAAVSGPEAANLAPAAACPSCGVVAALRQVQVPKRDNSNHIIGTVAGGVVGGVVGNQFGGGHGKDALTVLGAVGGALAGREVERNIRQQDTVTQYELTVRMADGSKRLFHSAQPFTYGQGDAVRVENNQLLPR, encoded by the coding sequence TTGCTATACAACGGCCGTCGAGTCCTCCAAGAGAACATCATGAGCGCCAAGATTCCGATCGGCTCGCGCCGGATCCATCCCTTGCTTGCCGCCGCGGCAATAGCCATCATCGTGCTTTGCTCGGTGGGTGTGGCGGCCATCCTGGGGTGGTTGCCAGGCAGCCCGGCGCAAGACGGCGTGCCGCAACCCTCCGCGGCCATGCGTGCCGAGCAGGCCGCTGTCAGCGGCCCCGAAGCCGCCAACCTGGCTCCCGCGGCCGCCTGCCCCAGTTGCGGTGTCGTCGCGGCACTGCGGCAGGTTCAGGTACCCAAACGCGACAACAGCAACCACATCATCGGCACGGTGGCCGGAGGTGTGGTGGGCGGCGTGGTGGGCAATCAGTTCGGCGGTGGCCATGGCAAGGATGCGCTGACCGTGCTGGGTGCGGTGGGGGGCGCTTTGGCAGGGCGTGAAGTCGAGCGTAATATTAGGCAGCAAGACACCGTGACTCAATATGAGTTGACCGTGCGCATGGCCGACGGCAGCAAGCGCCTGTTCCACAGCGCGCAGCCGTTCACCTATGGCCAGGGCGATGCGGTCCGAGTCGAAAACAATCAATTGCTGCCGCGTTGA